GTTTAACCCGGCAACGGCAGGAGTTGGTTCTACGACAGTAACTTATAACTATACGAATGGAAACGGATGTTCCGGATCTGCTCAGACTACAGTTACCGTTGACGGTTGTGCATCCATTTCTGAGAATGAACTGAACTTCATCACGGTTTACCCGAACCCTTCATCCGGGGCATTTACCATTTCTTCCGGTGAAGTGAATATGAATTCGGTGAAAGTATACAATGCACTGGGTCAGGTTGTTTATGAAGTTTCTGATTTGCAGACTTCCAAACAAGACGTTGATCTGAAGAATATGGCAAAAGGTGTTTACACGCTTCGTATTTTAACGGATGTGGGAACACAGCATATTCCGATCGTATTGGAGAAATAATAAAATCCGATTAATCAGGAAGGCCGTTACAATTTGTAGCGGCCTTTTTTGTTGAGTACATCTGGCGCAACTTGGCATGTTTGCCAAATGGCAAACCGTAAAACGGTGCGTTATTTTTTGCACAAAAAATACTGACTACTGTTTTATTTAAAAATGCTGTACGGAAAATCGCAACTGTCAACAACTAACATGCGGAATTCCGTTTTCTAATCCTATGCATACCTAGCAAATTTGTCCCGAAACTTAAAATTAAAAACCATGAAAAAATTAATTCTAATGTGCCTGGGATTATATACATACGAATCTTTTGCACAAACTACTCAATTGCCATCCATGGTCATTGCCGGAATTGAAGTCCGGAATATTCCTTCCAATGAAGATATTCTTCGCTCTGTCATCTATAAAAGCCTTGTGAACTCCAAGAAGTACGTTGTAAATGACCGGTATGATGTAGCGGAGAAGTTGGGCGACAATAAAATGAAGGAATGTATGGGAAAGGATTGCCTGGGAAAAGTAGGTAACCAGTTGAGTGCTGATTTTGCGATGAGTGCCAGCTACGAAGGTTTGGGTGACAGGATCCTTATTTCCATGAAGATTGTGAACGTAAAAACCGGTGAGATCGATCGAAATGAAATTGAACAGTTCGAAAATCAGCCGCGCGAATTAAACCGTATGACGGATATTATGATCTACAAATTGCTCAAAATGGATGTGGACCTGTCTGTTTACAAAGCTTTGTTCTTCAAAGACGGACCAACGGCAAGTACCGGCCTGGGGAAAATGAACAATTCAGGGCCACGGATCGGTTTCGCAGTGGCAACAGGTGAAAACGGCGAATTCTTTACCCGGAATGAACGTGACGGAGGCGTTGGAACGTTACCCGTACTGTTCAATATCGGCTACCAGTTGGAAGTACAATATGCCGGTAGTGAGAAGTTTAGCGGCTTGTTTGAGTTTTTGGGAAATGTTGCAGGAATGGAACACGGTACTCCGATACCTTCACTGGCTATTATGCATGGTGTCCGCTTTGGTAAAGGTGCCTGGGAAATTGCCATGGGACCGTCGTTCACCATGAAGCGCCTGGTTTCCGGAACAACGGATTATGACGGGAATTTCCACACGTTCCAGGAATTGTCGGATATGGGCGTAGGAACTTCCGCAACTCACATGGCTTATTTCAAGCGGCCGGATACACGCGGGGCTACTTATTTTTCCACCAACTTCCTGTTTGCGGTAGGAAAAACCTTCCGTCCGGGAGCTTTGAACGTACCCTTGAATTTTTATGCCAGCATGAATAAATACGGAACTACATATGGGGTTTCGCTAGGAATCAACATCACCCGGTCACGTAAATACACCTACACCAAATAAATCAAGAGGATTAAATGTGGAGGAGAGAAGTCCCCGGTTATCGCATAGCGAAGCCGGGGATTTTTGTAACTCAAACTTTCAATCGTCTGGTAAAGCTCATGATCGCAGCAAGCACCACAAATAATCCCAAACTTCCTACAATTAAAGCGTAGGTTTCCAGGTTTACAATGACATAAAGGAAACTGTACAGAATGAAGATGGCTGCAAAAATGGTGAGCGAAAACTTCAGGGATCGAAGAACCGAATAAGCATACCAGCTTAAAAGTGCCAAAATTCCACAGCCTGCTGCCACGTAAGACCGGGCAAATCCGAACTGCTCTGAGAAAGATAGCAGGATGACATAAAATAAAATGAGGGAAAGTCCGACCATCAGGTAGTGGATAGGATGGATAATCCTTTTTCCGATCAATTCGATGAGGTAAAAAACCGTGAATGTTAAAAGAATGACCAGGATGGCATATTTTACGGTCCGTTCGTTTAATTGATACTGATCAATGGTTTCCAGGAAATCAACCGATGCTTCGGATAGTTTTCCGTAAGGTTTGGAATGGTCGATCCCAAGCTTCGTATTCTGGGCAATATTCATCATGCTCCAGGAACTTTTGAAACCTTTTGTTGCCTCGAAAGCATCCGGGTTTGGCAGAGAAGTCCCGGAAAAAGATGGATTTTCCCAGTTGGAGGTCATGTTGTAGGTACTTTTCTTCGCAAAGCCTTTCAGGATAATTTTCCCGGATCCGTTGATTGTGTAGCTCGTTTTGACGTTGATTTGGGTGGTTGATTTGTCAATAGCGAATGGAGCTGTAGCGTAAAATAATTTGTCGGGGCTGGTTTCTGCCATGGTTTCCTGCTCGATTTGCAGTCCTTTCCCGTTGACTTCTATGTTCCCCATGTTTGAAATCCGGGTTTCAGCCAGGGCCAGAAGTCCGATTTGCGCTTTTGAAAGATCGAGATTCGGATTGCTGAGGTTCGGCATGAATTCCGCATCGGTATAGTTGGCCGATTGAAAGACCGGGAAGTGGTAAATTCCTCGCTTTTTAGTACTGGCATTTACGTTGAGAGTGGTTTTTTCCGTTTCGGGAAAGAAGAAGTAATACTTTTTACCGGCATTATTGCCTTTTAGAGGAATGCGAAGTACCAATCCTTTATACAGGAAATCACTTCCCCATTCGGAGCGAATTTCTTCTTTGATCGTATCAGCACGGTCTTTGCGCTCCTGGATCAGGAAGATGACCCGCGCCAGCGGAGCGAGCAGAATAATGGTGATGGTTCCGATGAGAATGAAACGACCGAACGGGGCGTTTAAAAACTTCATGAACTCACTGGTTTCCGGTTTGTTTGTTTCCGATTGATTTTCCATTTTTAAATTAGTTAAAAGAACTTTGAATTTCAAAGTAAATAGATAAAAAAATAGTTATTTGCTGGTTTTAATCAATTGCTCAAGCGCGGCCAAATGCCTGGCAAATGTTTGTTTTCCAAGTAGAGTTGCTTCATAGGTGGTATTGGGTTTTTTACCGATAAATTGTTTGCGGATAAGGATGTATTCAGACGTTTCAAGTGCCTTGATATGCGATGCCAGGTTTCCATCGGTTACTTCCAGCAGTTCTTTGAGCCGGTTAAAGTCCACGGAGTCATTCACCATCAGCACAGACATGATTCCCAGCCTGATCCGGTGGTCGAATGTTTTATTGATATCTGATATGATACTTGTCATTATTTCTTGTAATCGTATTTCAGGTACATGTAAGCACCATAAAAAATGTGGCAAACTCCGAAACCGAACATCCAAAAGTACAAACCATAACCAATATAAAGGCTATTTAATAAGCCAAGAATGATAAAGATGAACCCTAAATTTCTCAGGGTTTCGTATGAATACCTGCTTGCGCTGACCAATGCGAGGCCGTAAAACAATAAAGTAACCGGTGCAACAAGTCCAACGGCGCCTTTTGTAATCAGTATGACAGCAAATAGTCCTCCGGTAATTAGCGGGACCATAAAGCTCATAATAAACTGTCTGGATACCTGGTTCCAGATCACTTCCTGTTTTTTGCGCGCTTTGCGAACAGAGAAAATAATCCCGGTTCCCAGTGAAAGTACCATTACGAGTATGGCGGTAGTTACGATGGTAATGAATTCAGCGGAATCAAAAGGAATGGAGGAAGTCAATCGCTCTCTCATGGAATAAACGATTCCGGCACCGATCAACGCATAGGTTCCGGCCAGGATTCCGGAAATACCGGATAAAGACAAAAACTTCGAAGATTTTTGCATCATGGACTGGATCTCCTGAAGCTGTGCTAAATATTTTTCATTTTCCATAAAAGAACTTTGAAATCCAAAGTAAAAGAAAATAAATGAATCGGTCAACTAATTTTGAGATTTTTTTGAATAATTCGGATTAAGTTGCTGATTCTCAATTGAGGTCTTTTGTTGTTTCGGATTTATTTTATCTTTGGAATCAGTTCCTGGCAATTAAGCAATATTCCCTTGTTTAGGATTGAGTCTCAAACTTGTAGTCAGGAGATTTTTAATATCACTTAAATTATTTTCAATGAATAAAACGTTACTTTTTTTATCAGGACTTTTACTTACATGTACTGTTTCTGCACAACCTTTTGTTCCGCAAAACAGCGGATTAAGCAGTAGCAGTGTCCTTTCTTCAATCGATTTTGTGAATGATGATATCGGAATGGCCGTATCTTATGACGGAGAAATTGTGAAAACCATTAATGGCGGAACAAACTGGGTTTCTCAGAATTCGGGAACAAGTACTGCGCTGAGAGATGTGGTCATGATTGATGCCCAGACTGCGGTTGCTGTAGGATACAACGGATTAATTATAAGAACTTCTAACGGCGGATCTGCCTGGACACCGATTGCTTCCGGAACAACGCAGAACCTTGTTTCTGTAATTCTTAATAATTCGGTGTTATATATTTCGGGAGTTGACGGAGAAGTCCTCAAGTCAGTTAATTCCGGACTTACGTGGACTACATTGACTGTAGGTAATGGCTCGAATCCTAAAACAGTTTATTTTACCAGTGCAACCACCGGATACGTAGGATGTGAGTATGGAGAGATTTATAAAACAATCAATGGTGGGAGTTCCTGGACTCAGCAAACTACCGGGCTTGAAGGACTCTCAGGCAATTACCAGTTGATAGGTATGTATTTCACGGATGCTAACAACGGGATTGTTGTGGGAGGAAATGCCCAGACCGGTGATGGCGTAATTTTAAGAACGGTGAATGCAGGAACTATCTGGTCTTCGCAATTCCTGGCGAATAATTACATGGGATCAGTAGATTTTCTGAACAGCACAACCGGTTTTATTTCCGGGGGAAGCATTAGCGGAAATACCAGTACCATTTTGAAAACTACAGATGGCGGAGCTACCTGGAATGTTCAGTCTACTTCTTCATCAAGACAAGTTGGTGCAGCATTTCCAAGCCAGACTGCCGGGTATACCTGCGGACTAAACGGAACGATTTTGAAAATAAGCAATATTGCTTTGGGGACGGATGAATTAGCACCGGAAATCAAATTGGATGTATTCCCGAATCCAGGTAACGGACAGTTTAACCTTTTTGTAGCGGAAGAAATGGTAACTGACAACACGTTGGTTGAGGTTTTAAACCTGAACGGGGAAGTTGTTCTCGAACAGGAATACCGAACAAACGTGGATATTTCAAACCTGGTAAACGGAATTTATTTTATACGTGTTCGCAATAAAACGTTCAGTGTGGCCAAAAAGGTAATCAAGGAATAATAATTTCAGAAATAAAGTGAGAGAGGGAGGCGTTACTGCTTCCCTTTTTCTTTTTGGCAGGAACATCTTTTTTCCGGAACAGGATCGTAACCAAATCCACCCCACGGATGGCAACGGCTGATTCTTCGTGTTCCCAGCCACAAACCTTTGACCGGCCCATGGATTTTCAGTGCTTCAATCATGTAAGCGGAACAAGTAGGATCATACCTGCAGGCATTCGGAAGAATGGGGCTGATGATCCACTGGTAAATCTTTACCGGGATGATCAGGATTGAAATAAAAAACTGTCGGATATATTTCATGTGTTTCTTCCACGCAAAGTTACGCAAGAATGGAAGACTTATTTTGTAATTTTAGCCAATACTTATGGAAGAAATTCAGAAGAAGCGAAATAAAAGCCTTGCATTCCGGCTCGGAAATACGTATTTGAGTAAAAAAACAGCTGCTATTCGCACTACCGGAAGACACGGTTATACCTTGAATGATTCCCAGAAAAAGCAATTGAAAAATCTGCAGCTGAAAATTTACCTGATCGCCGGTGTGATCGGTGCCTGCGCGGTGATGATCGTTATTTTCCCTTTCCATTTTACAAACTTGCTGGACGCTCAGCATTTGGATGTTTTCGGCTACCAATTCGACTTTGAGCTTTATTATACGATTTACGCCGTGGTGATGATCTTCCCCGAGATTTGGCTGCTGAATATGCTGAATATTTATGCGGTGCGGCGTATTTGCGAAATTTACCGGTATCCGTCGGCTTCCCAGGAAGATTACAAAGAACAGGTGGCATTACTGACTGAAGCCGGTTTGGAAATGCCTGCCAAACACATGCAACTGCTGGAAATAGATCCTTATGTAGGTCTGACCAAATTTTCCTACTACGCGCTGCTGATCGGTACAAAACTGAAGGCAACACTTTCCAATGTACTGATGAAATTCCTGGTGCGGCGCTTCCTGGGAAGGTACGCACTACGTATCGTTACCGACCTGATCGGTGTTCCTATTTTTGCTTTCTGGAACGCGTGGAGCAGCAGGCAGGTAATGAAAGAGGCCCAAATGCGGATCGTTGCAACGGCTGCTACGAAAGATTTCATGAGGGAGTTTTCGGAAGAAAAACTACTGACAGTGAAGCACAACCTGAATAAATTGTTTCATTTCGTAGCCCAGCAAAAACGGCAGTACAACTTCGCGCTTTATTCTTTTATGAAGGAGATGATGGTTGTTTTCCCGGATTTATCTTTGAAATACGACCGGGAAGTAAAGATCGACGAGTTGTTTGGCCCGAATCCGGAGGAAAATAAGGTCATGGCACGTTTGCTGGTGTTCGGATTAATTGTTGACGGAACGCTTTCGGTGAAGGAGCGCTTAACGATCCGTAAAATTGCCAAAGAACCGTGGTTCCCGGTTTCTATTGATGAAATGGAAATCATCCTGAAAGGATATGTGAACGGAGAAGGATTGAAGCGGTTTTAGGAAAGGCGGCATGAGAATGAGAATCCAGGGCAGATTTTCAAGGCGGTTTTGCACTGAATCGAAATACGTCTAAACCGTTAAAATTTCACCTGTTTATTGTGTTTTTGACTTCAATTTCTTAATTTGCATCACCCAAAAAGCCCACAACAACAATGAAACGCAAAACTCTCCTTGCAATACTTGCGTGTATTCCATTTATTGCTTCCTCGCAAAATTCCACCTGGGAAAAAGAAATGATTGCCGTTACCGAAGGCCCTTCCGAACACATCATTATGGGAGCAGCAGGTATTGAGGCTGCTCATTGGGATCAATTACAACATCCGAGATTCTGGCAGCAGATCATGATCCTTTCACCGGATTCGGTTTTGATCAATGTGGCTTCAACCCGCCAGATTATCGGGAAAATGTCGAACAAGGACTGGCATGCACAAACGGAAGCGCAAAAAACGATTTTTAAAGACAGTATCCGCACGCTATACAGTTTGGCTGCCGATGAACGCATCAATGTTACGACCGGGAAAAACGACTTTTACCGCTTCGACCTGGTTTTTGAAAGTTTACCGAAAGGAGTTTCCGCGTTCGAGGCTTATGGCGTAGATCCGTGGTACGCACAATCCATTTTATTGATCGAAAGTCCGGGAAGAATGCAGAAATCTTCTGTTGGGGCATACGGGCCGTTCCAATTGATGCCCGGTGTTGCGCGTTCGATGGGATTAACGGTAAACCGTTCAGTGGATGAACGAAAAGATTTTATGCGTTCGGCGTACGCAGCATCTCAATTATTGAAGCGTATTTGTATTCCTTCCGCGAAAGGGATTGCTGAAGGTGCCGGATTGGTTGTTGATGAGCAGTCTATCTGGTTCCGTTTATTGACCATGCATGTTTACCATGCGGGTGCCCTGAACGTAAAAGCAGTTGTAAATGCAATCGGGCCGGTAAGTTCCGGTGAGGAATTGATCCAAAAAATGTGGGTAACAAGTGCCGGAAGTTTCGGAAATTGCTCTCAGAATTATTCGCAACTGGCATTGGCTGCACATATTCAGTTGAATGATATGATACAACACATGGGAGTTCCTGTCTACAATTGCAATACAATCGTAGAGTAAATCTTAAGCTTTCTTAAACAGGATACTCAGGGAATTAACGCAATGACGGGTATCTTTCGGTGTGAACCGTTCACCTGTGAATACGTGCCCCAAATGACCTTCGCAATTCGCACAGATGATTTCTACACGTCTTCCGTCCGGATCGGGAATTCGTTTGACACTTCCTGGAATCTCATCATCAAAAGACGGCCATCCACATCCGGAATCAAATTTATCTGAACTTCTATATAACGGAGCTTCGCAACGGCGGCAAACAAAAATGCCCTGTTCGTCCCATTTATTGTATTGACCTGTAAACGGATATTCTGTTCCTTTTCGAACAATGATGCGCTCTTCTTCAGGATTAAGTGTGTTCCAATCTTTTTGCTCTTTCATGAGTTCTATTTGGTGATACAAGGTACGAAAAAAAGGAATGGATGAGACAAGAAAAGGTTAAGAAAAAATAAAATAATTCTGAAATTTAACAGCTGATTTTGGAGGTGCTTAATCGGTAAAAGGTAGTTTGCGAATTTGTAAATTCGGGTGTTCCCAAAGTTACGAACAGATTTAAAGTTAATAGTTTGATTTTAAATAGTTTATATTTTGTTTGTTTTATAAAAAAGGCTGTCCGAACGAACAGCCTTTTCAATGCTATAATCGTTTGCTTACACACCCATTGCATCCATTTTTTCCATGATCTGGTTCGCGTAGAAATCAGTCACTTGTTTCAGGATGTTTACATTTTTCTTTTTAGCGGCGATCACCATTTTGGAACCATCTCTGTCTGCGTGAATAGTCACATACTGAAGGATCTCAACCACTTTTGCGGCATCTTCCAATTCCAGGCTCTTCACATCAATTCTTTCAAATGCGATGAATAGGGAGAAGCTGTCTTCTCCGAAGTTTTTGGCATAAGAAGGCAGATTTAACTTCCCGCCCGTTTCATTTCCGCTTGAAGTGAATATCCCTTTTGGGGTCGATTTCAGGTGAATATTGTCCATGATATAGGTATCGCCTTTCTTTTCTCCGAAAACTGAGAACTGGTCTTCCATGATTTTTCGTAGAATATCTCCTTTCGGGCCAAGTCCCAGGTAACTGCTGTATTCCAGTTCCATTCCCCATTCAGGCTTCGGATTTCCTTTTAGAACTACCCCGGCCTGGCCGGAAAACAATTTCGAGAGTGGGTTTTCACCCAATGCCATCAATGCCAACTTTGCTTCTCCCGGAAAATCTGCCATAATGCGTTGTTTTGCATTTGGTAAATAAGTGCTTAGGAAACTTTCTCCTTTTCTCAAATCCAGGTTCATGGCAACACCCATCCACGGATTTCCGCCGCCCAATTTACTCACCAAAGTGGTTCCGTTGTTGTCCTTGAAGAACAATTCGTCTTTTAGGTCGTCAGAAAACAAATTCTGCGATTCAACAGTCGCCATTCCATTGGTAAAGTTTGCTACCGTTTTGATGTAAGCATCCTCCACCAATTCGTTCAGGTGATCTTTCTTGTCAGCAGGAAGTTTTTCCAGTTCCGTATTGGATGTATGCAATAAACGGGCAACATCGATTCCTGAAACAATGTCTCCTTTTTGGGCAATAATGTCGGCTGCTTTATCTTCGGAAAGATCTCCTTCCGTTAAAGTAAATGCTTCCTTCATTTTTGCTTTTCCGTCATAATCTCCGGGCTTGCTGATGATGATCAGCAATTTGTTACGGATCCCGAAAGTGACATCATCTTCCTGGTGGTAAGAAATGTCTCCGTCCTTGTCCAATGCATAGCCCATTTCACTGATGATTGAAGCCAGGCTGTCGGGATTTTTGATATTGATCACTGCGTAAACGGTTTCCGGCGTTCCGTCATGTGCAAACGGTGCTTCCAGGGCGTAGTAAATCGGTTTGTCAATTTCCAATCCTCTTTTCCAGTTCCCAAGCACGCTTCCCAGGATCGTATTTACCTTCGGAATGCTTTTGTAATCGGCATTATTCAAAATATTCATAGCACTGATATGGCCGAATGCAACGATTTTTTCATTACCTTCAATCATTGCTGAAGTTGCTTCGGCGGCATCGCGTTCCGAAGAATCGGAAGAACAGGAGCTGAAGAATAAAATTCCGCTGATCGTTAAGATGCTGAATAATAGTGATTTATTATGTTTTTTCATTGGTAAATTTTTGTTTCAAATGAACACTCAAATGTAGACTTTCTTTTTAATTTCGAAGTTCATTTTTACAATTTTTATTCCAAACTTAAAGAGTTGATTTCGTGCATTTTATAGAACCATATTTTAATTGGAGACACTTATACATCGCTTCCGAGGATTCACTTTCCCCGTTTTACGACAGGGAGTACAGTGAATTTGAATTTACGGACCGGATCTACAATTTCCTGATTCATCCGCAATGGGACAATATCGGTTCGAGAACGCTTTTCGCCAAAATCCTATTTGTGGATTATGAAGAAGGGTATGCGATCATGGAATTTATCGGGGAATGGAACGATGCGATAGAAAATGACATCATGACTTTAAAACGCAATGTGATAGAAGAAATGATGCCTCATGGAATCAATAAATTCATCCTGATCGGGGAAAACGTGTTGAATTTCCATTACTCAGACGATTGTTATTACGAAGAATGGTTCGATGAAGTAGAGGATGGGTGGATTGCATTGGTCAATTTCCACGATCATGTGATCCATGAATTTGAAAGAGCACGCGTGGATCATTATTTTGTAATGGGAGGCGACCTGGAAGATATCGAATGGAGAACAAGTACTCCTTCGCAGTTTTATGAACGGGTGGAGGAATTGGTGCAAAGAAGAATCGGGTAAAAACAGGTAGGGACGCGATGCTTCGCGTCCCTACCATATTTTATACAGCAGTATGTGTGCGATTAATCGCGCACATACTGCTTATTTTGAAATGAAAACCTTTTTCATGGTCATGTTGTTATCAACCGAAACATTCACCATGTAAATTCCGCTGTTCAATTCATTGTCCAGTCTTACGGAAAGCGCGCTTTCTCCTGCGCTTACATTTCCCAGTTTTTCAGTGAAAACAGATTTTCCGCTCAGGTCTACTACATTTACGAAAACAGATCCGTCTATTTTGCTGTTCAAGTGGATATTCAATGAATTCGTAGCAGCCTGGTAACCGATCTGTGTTTCCAGGTTGGCTGAAACCTCCTTGATTCCTGCTTGTGAACCGAATACGTGCTGTGAAGTGCGGATAACATCTCCGTCATCGCTGCTGCTGTTGTTTGTTTGGTTCGTTGCCAGATAGAAGGTCACGTTTCCAACATTGGTAGCCGGTGAAGTCCAGTTAAACGTCCAGCTGGTTAAACTGGTTCCTGCCAGTTTGTGTGTAACGCGCGATTTTCCTCCGGATGTAATCGTTTTCGTATGCGTAGCATCTGTAATCGTCCAAGTACCTGCAACCGTATTGTTCGGGTTCAAAGCCACGATTTCGAATCCGTTTTTGATATTGGTAGTGGCCATGCTGACCTGAACCTGGTATGTAGTACTTGTTTCATATTCCGTTACCGGGTTTCCGCCAAGCGATAAAGTCACGTTATTGAATCCGGAGCCGCTTTGTACTGTTCCCGAATGGCATTGCGTACATACACCGTCACCGGGAGCACCTGTTCTTCCGCCCGGGCTTCCTGCCTGGTTGAACGAATGGAAATCTTTACTGAAATTTTTAACCGTTTGAGCGGATTGGTTCCCGGAGAAACTCAATAGTAAGCCTGATGCTGCTACTAATCCGATGTATACGTAATTTTTAGTCATAATCATTTTTTATTGGAAGTAGTTTTTCGTTTGCTCCAAATGTAATTCGATGCGTACAGTTTACTGTTATGAAATTGCCGCGATAAGTTTTGAATTTCCGGAGCCGGACTATCTAATTCTGTAATTTTCCCTGCTCCATCCAGCATTGAAATTGCTGGATCAATGAATCCGGAAGTGCCGGTCCTCCCTGCGGCATTAATTCCGGCGTTCCGCGCATGGCCTGAATCATCGCTTCCGCATTTGCCGAGATTTCCGCGTGGTTGGAGAGCGTTGGTGAAGTTCCCGCCCCGGCTCCATGGCATGAAGCGCAGTTTGCATCAATCATCGGAGCGATTTGTGCGCTGAACGAAATGGTACTGCTGCAAGTTACCTCGGGAAGAGGTACAGGTGCTTTTGCCTTCGTACATGCGCTCGGAAGAAATAATGCCAA
The window above is part of the Fluviicola sp. genome. Proteins encoded here:
- the creD gene encoding cell envelope integrity protein CreD produces the protein MENQSETNKPETSEFMKFLNAPFGRFILIGTITIILLAPLARVIFLIQERKDRADTIKEEIRSEWGSDFLYKGLVLRIPLKGNNAGKKYYFFFPETEKTTLNVNASTKKRGIYHFPVFQSANYTDAEFMPNLSNPNLDLSKAQIGLLALAETRISNMGNIEVNGKGLQIEQETMAETSPDKLFYATAPFAIDKSTTQINVKTSYTINGSGKIILKGFAKKSTYNMTSNWENPSFSGTSLPNPDAFEATKGFKSSWSMMNIAQNTKLGIDHSKPYGKLSEASVDFLETIDQYQLNERTVKYAILVILLTFTVFYLIELIGKRIIHPIHYLMVGLSLILFYVILLSFSEQFGFARSYVAAGCGILALLSWYAYSVLRSLKFSLTIFAAIFILYSFLYVIVNLETYALIVGSLGLFVVLAAIMSFTRRLKV
- a CDS encoding transcriptional regulator, with protein sequence MTSIISDINKTFDHRIRLGIMSVLMVNDSVDFNRLKELLEVTDGNLASHIKALETSEYILIRKQFIGKKPNTTYEATLLGKQTFARHLAALEQLIKTSK
- a CDS encoding YCF48-related protein — protein: MNKTLLFLSGLLLTCTVSAQPFVPQNSGLSSSSVLSSIDFVNDDIGMAVSYDGEIVKTINGGTNWVSQNSGTSTALRDVVMIDAQTAVAVGYNGLIIRTSNGGSAWTPIASGTTQNLVSVILNNSVLYISGVDGEVLKSVNSGLTWTTLTVGNGSNPKTVYFTSATTGYVGCEYGEIYKTINGGSSWTQQTTGLEGLSGNYQLIGMYFTDANNGIVVGGNAQTGDGVILRTVNAGTIWSSQFLANNYMGSVDFLNSTTGFISGGSISGNTSTILKTTDGGATWNVQSTSSSRQVGAAFPSQTAGYTCGLNGTILKISNIALGTDELAPEIKLDVFPNPGNGQFNLFVAEEMVTDNTLVEVLNLNGEVVLEQEYRTNVDISNLVNGIYFIRVRNKTFSVAKKVIKE
- the yidD gene encoding membrane protein insertion efficiency factor YidD; its protein translation is MKYIRQFFISILIIPVKIYQWIISPILPNACRYDPTCSAYMIEALKIHGPVKGLWLGTRRISRCHPWGGFGYDPVPEKRCSCQKEKGKQ
- a CDS encoding transglycosylase SLT domain-containing protein; this translates as MKRKTLLAILACIPFIASSQNSTWEKEMIAVTEGPSEHIIMGAAGIEAAHWDQLQHPRFWQQIMILSPDSVLINVASTRQIIGKMSNKDWHAQTEAQKTIFKDSIRTLYSLAADERINVTTGKNDFYRFDLVFESLPKGVSAFEAYGVDPWYAQSILLIESPGRMQKSSVGAYGPFQLMPGVARSMGLTVNRSVDERKDFMRSAYAASQLLKRICIPSAKGIAEGAGLVVDEQSIWFRLLTMHVYHAGALNVKAVVNAIGPVSSGEELIQKMWVTSAGSFGNCSQNYSQLALAAHIQLNDMIQHMGVPVYNCNTIVE
- a CDS encoding methionine-R-sulfoxide reductase codes for the protein MKEQKDWNTLNPEEERIIVRKGTEYPFTGQYNKWDEQGIFVCRRCEAPLYRSSDKFDSGCGWPSFDDEIPGSVKRIPDPDGRRVEIICANCEGHLGHVFTGERFTPKDTRHCVNSLSILFKKA
- a CDS encoding choice-of-anchor V domain-containing protein, which codes for MTKNYVYIGLVAASGLLLSFSGNQSAQTVKNFSKDFHSFNQAGSPGGRTGAPGDGVCTQCHSGTVQSGSGFNNVTLSLGGNPVTEYETSTTYQVQVSMATTNIKNGFEIVALNPNNTVAGTWTITDATHTKTITSGGKSRVTHKLAGTSLTSWTFNWTSPATNVGNVTFYLATNQTNNSSSDDGDVIRTSQHVFGSQAGIKEVSANLETQIGYQAATNSLNIHLNSKIDGSVFVNVVDLSGKSVFTEKLGNVSAGESALSVRLDNELNSGIYMVNVSVDNNMTMKKVFISK
- a CDS encoding cytochrome c, with product MKKTVSIFLAFGSMAVLALFLPSACTKAKAPVPLPEVTCSSTISFSAQIAPMIDANCASCHGAGAGTSPTLSNHAEISANAEAMIQAMRGTPELMPQGGPALPDSLIQQFQCWMEQGKLQN